In Daphnia pulex isolate KAP4 chromosome 7, ASM2113471v1, one genomic interval encodes:
- the LOC124197507 gene encoding DNA-(apurinic or apyrimidinic site) endonuclease 2-like isoform X2, with translation MLDESTALVDGYSSFYSFSRKRSGYSGVATYCKNSYSPFRAEEGLAGTFNVHDDKIDFYDNVHSSFTDEGLRALDAEGRCVMTLHKFKKEETLISLVVINVYCPNAGENDERLPYKLEFYRALNLRCHDFLSQGYYVIVLGDMNVSHRLIDHCEPEDVSSFPKSPSRLWLDGFLHEGGGKFVDSFRHLYPTKEKAFTCWNTKLSARVNNYGTRIDYILLSNQLTDALQDCIIMSDVYGSDHCPVKSSLALDIIPSTKLPALCTKFFKEFSGKQLKMSTFFCKRTLAVEPSNEIHGEPEGSEPKKMRLSMKTTTKQQQSSLLKFFSSGTANSVKESVSSSNSLDTQKSEDDSKYFESTTSTFTTSISSSSASAAWKSVLKGPPPPPLCSGHQEACTLRTVKKKGPNMNRQFWTCSRATGHSSDLNAQCNFFVWAKR, from the exons ATGCTTGATGAATCTACAGCTCTTGTAGATGGATATTCTTCATTCTACAGTTTTTCAAGGAAAAGGTCTGGGTATTCAG GTGTTGCTACTTACTGCAAGAATTCTTACTCTCCTTTTCGAGCAGAAGAAGGACTTGCTGGAACTTTTAATGTGCATGATGACAAAATCGATTTTTATGATAATGTGCACAGTTCATTCACTGATGAAGGGCTTAGAGCCCTAGATGCTGAAGGACGCTGTGTTATGACTCTCCATaaatttaag aaagaagaaactttaATATCTCTCGTAGTAATCAACGTTTATTGCCCTAATGCTGGTGAAAATGATGAACGCTTACCGTACAAGCTTGAATTTTATCGAGCTCTAAATCTTCGTTGCCATGATTTCCTTAGCCAAGGATATTACGTTATCGTCTTGGGCGATATGAACGTCTCACATCGTTTAATTGACCATTGCGAACCCGAGGATGTTTCTAGTTTTCCCAAGTCACCTAGTCG ATTGTGGCTAGACGGATTTTTACATGAGGGAGGCGGTAAGTTCGTCGATTCCTTCCGCCATCTTTATCCTACTAAAGAGAAAGCTTTCACTTGCTGGAACACGAAGTTAAGCGCACGGGTCAACAATTACGGGACACGAATTGATTATATATTACTTAGTAATCAATTAACTGACGCACTACAAGACTGCATCATCATGAGTGACGTTTACGGTAGCGACCACTGCCCCGTTAAGTCATCTTTAGCTCTGGATATAATCCCCTCAACGAAACTGCCTGCCTTATGCACCAAGTTTTTCAAAGAATTCTCGGGGAAGCAGCTAAAAATGTCGACATTTTTTTGCAAGAGAACTCTTGCAGTTGAAccatcaaatgaaattcatgGCGAACCAGAAGGTTCAGAACCCAAGAAGATGCGACTGTCAATGAAAACAACTACTAAACAACAGCAGAGCAGCCTGCTTAAATTCTTTTCCTCAGGCACTGCAAACAGCGTTAAAGAatcagtttcttcttcaaattcatTAGATACCCAGAAGTCAGAAG aTGATTCTAAATATTTTGAGAGTACTACTTCTACATTCACTACTTCAATCTCGTCTTCCTCTGCTTCAGCAGCATGGAAAAGTGTGCTTAAAG gACCCCCACCACCTCCATTATGTAGTGGACATCAAGAGGCGTGCACATTGCGAACAGTTAAGAAAAAGGGTCCAAACATGAACCGGCAATTTTGGACTTGCTCCCGTGCAACCGGACACAGCAGTGATCTCAATGCtcaatgtaatttttttgtttgggccAAACGATAA
- the LOC124197507 gene encoding DNA-(apurinic or apyrimidinic site) endonuclease 2-like isoform X1 — protein sequence MFNIVTWNINGIRSSQQNLKDLFDSLGADIICLQETKITRDMLDESTALVDGYSSFYSFSRKRSGYSGVATYCKNSYSPFRAEEGLAGTFNVHDDKIDFYDNVHSSFTDEGLRALDAEGRCVMTLHKFKKEETLISLVVINVYCPNAGENDERLPYKLEFYRALNLRCHDFLSQGYYVIVLGDMNVSHRLIDHCEPEDVSSFPKSPSRLWLDGFLHEGGGKFVDSFRHLYPTKEKAFTCWNTKLSARVNNYGTRIDYILLSNQLTDALQDCIIMSDVYGSDHCPVKSSLALDIIPSTKLPALCTKFFKEFSGKQLKMSTFFCKRTLAVEPSNEIHGEPEGSEPKKMRLSMKTTTKQQQSSLLKFFSSGTANSVKESVSSSNSLDTQKSEDDSKYFESTTSTFTTSISSSSASAAWKSVLKGPPPPPLCSGHQEACTLRTVKKKGPNMNRQFWTCSRATGHSSDLNAQCNFFVWAKR from the exons atgtttaatataGTTACTTGGAATATTAACGGAATTCGTTCGAGTCAGCAAAATCTGAAGGATCTTTTTGATTCTCTGGGTGCAGAT ATAATATGCCTACAAGAGACAAAGATTACTA gGGACATGCTTGATGAATCTACAGCTCTTGTAGATGGATATTCTTCATTCTACAGTTTTTCAAGGAAAAGGTCTGGGTATTCAG GTGTTGCTACTTACTGCAAGAATTCTTACTCTCCTTTTCGAGCAGAAGAAGGACTTGCTGGAACTTTTAATGTGCATGATGACAAAATCGATTTTTATGATAATGTGCACAGTTCATTCACTGATGAAGGGCTTAGAGCCCTAGATGCTGAAGGACGCTGTGTTATGACTCTCCATaaatttaag aaagaagaaactttaATATCTCTCGTAGTAATCAACGTTTATTGCCCTAATGCTGGTGAAAATGATGAACGCTTACCGTACAAGCTTGAATTTTATCGAGCTCTAAATCTTCGTTGCCATGATTTCCTTAGCCAAGGATATTACGTTATCGTCTTGGGCGATATGAACGTCTCACATCGTTTAATTGACCATTGCGAACCCGAGGATGTTTCTAGTTTTCCCAAGTCACCTAGTCG ATTGTGGCTAGACGGATTTTTACATGAGGGAGGCGGTAAGTTCGTCGATTCCTTCCGCCATCTTTATCCTACTAAAGAGAAAGCTTTCACTTGCTGGAACACGAAGTTAAGCGCACGGGTCAACAATTACGGGACACGAATTGATTATATATTACTTAGTAATCAATTAACTGACGCACTACAAGACTGCATCATCATGAGTGACGTTTACGGTAGCGACCACTGCCCCGTTAAGTCATCTTTAGCTCTGGATATAATCCCCTCAACGAAACTGCCTGCCTTATGCACCAAGTTTTTCAAAGAATTCTCGGGGAAGCAGCTAAAAATGTCGACATTTTTTTGCAAGAGAACTCTTGCAGTTGAAccatcaaatgaaattcatgGCGAACCAGAAGGTTCAGAACCCAAGAAGATGCGACTGTCAATGAAAACAACTACTAAACAACAGCAGAGCAGCCTGCTTAAATTCTTTTCCTCAGGCACTGCAAACAGCGTTAAAGAatcagtttcttcttcaaattcatTAGATACCCAGAAGTCAGAAG aTGATTCTAAATATTTTGAGAGTACTACTTCTACATTCACTACTTCAATCTCGTCTTCCTCTGCTTCAGCAGCATGGAAAAGTGTGCTTAAAG gACCCCCACCACCTCCATTATGTAGTGGACATCAAGAGGCGTGCACATTGCGAACAGTTAAGAAAAAGGGTCCAAACATGAACCGGCAATTTTGGACTTGCTCCCGTGCAACCGGACACAGCAGTGATCTCAATGCtcaatgtaatttttttgtttgggccAAACGATAA
- the LOC124197811 gene encoding uncharacterized protein LOC124197811 produces MGSKRNRGTEEHNASKKMKMDFLQEDESLVPVKLNDSCGHEVRLKATGNLSSCQQHRCAETHSPIEDRSAESDIIFPLYQSFRLMKTNEKTKNSTPPNEDIDTEEAIEELEWNGAGFVFCGNLAAQEHGWRFWKKAIKLRERNHIPKAILIQSESEKMACSNTSEFQSMEALEMLFWQSRRHWCMQAYLIARRISKKCDCFPNRFVVYHLFKSALQRWEKRKIPRHRAFTTSLHLFELFGETEFLDTLVRNETKSEDVVHSTFTEFFNTLRDPQRIKTELATVLTYDNLMTCLVFSFVYQVKVHDGAPIDQIILNPNLVIKSKAEKLEEISQLILVILKLMVSMPVSEAESERLKSQLEMYINIFELKRANVKPNLLLRVCTSHQGTPNEFKLIKLLLKAGADPNALDNHRRSPLHILTMKEQAYSHMWRSNSYLTRAQDFTSVVGAFLDGTFKDTQVDVYGKTALEYINIPITKYPNTKLCRMVGNFFFTRYLDSLRK; encoded by the coding sequence ATGGGTTCTAAAAGGAACAGAGGAACTGAGGAACATAATGCCTctaagaagatgaagatggatTTTCTTCAGGAAGATGAAAGCCTTGTCCCTGTGAAGTTGAATGATTCATGTGGACATGAAGTACGATTGAAAGCTACTGGCAACTTGTCTTCGTGTCAGCAGCACAGGTGTGCAGAAACTCATTCGCCTATTGAAGATCGTTCAGCCGAGTCCGATATAATTTTCCCACTGTACCAAAGTTTCCGGCTTATGAAAACGAACGAGAAGACTAAGAATTCGACTCCACCAAACGAAGACATTGATACAGAAGAGGCCATTGAAGAACTTGAATGGAATGGTGCTGGTTTcgttttttgtggaaatttaGCCGCTCAAGAACACGGGTGGCGTTTCTGGAAAAAGGCCATCAAGTTACGAGAAAGGAATCACATTCCAAAGGCCATTCTGATTCAATCGGAAAGTGAAAAGATGGCTTGTTCCAATACTTCTGAATTTCAATCAATGGAAGCACTCGAAATGTTGTTTTGGCAGAGTCGAAGGCATTGGTGTATGCAAGCATATTTAATCGCTCGGCGTATTTCGAAGAAATGTGACTGCTTTCCGAATAGATTTGTCGTCTACCATTTGTTCAAATCCGCTCTTCAACGATGGGAAAAACGCAAGATACCTCGTCACCGCGCTTTCACCACTTCCCTCCACCTGTTTGAGCTGTTTGGGGAAACAGAGTTTTTGGATACTCTAGTCCGCAATGAAACGAAGTCGGAAGATGTGGTCCACTCAACGTTCACCGAATTCTTCAACACCCTGAGGGACCCACAACGGATTAAAACCGAACTGGCTACAGTATTGACATACGACAATTTGATGACTTGcctggttttttctttcgtataCCAGGTGAAAGTTCACGATGGCGCTCCAATtgatcaaatcattttgaatccTAATCTAGTGATCAAGTCAAAAGCCGAAAAGCTAGAAGAAATTTCCCAGTTGATTCTTGTTATTCTTAAACTGATGGTGTCGATGCCAGTATCGGAAGCTGAAAGTGAAAGATTGAAGAGTCAGCTAGAAATGTACATCAACATCTTTGAACTTAAGCGGGCAAATGTTAAACCAAACCTCTTGCTTAGAGTATGCACGTCGCACCAAGGAACACCCAACGAGTTCAAGTTGATCAAGCTGTTGCTGAAAGCAGGAGCGGATCCCAACGCTCTAGATAATCATCGCCGCTCTCCTCTACACATTCTGACGATGAAAGAACAAGCTTATTCTCATATGTGGCGTTCAAATTCCTATTTAACTCGTGCTCAAGACTTCACTTCGGTGGTTGGAGCGTTTCTGGATGGAACTTTCAAGGATACTCAAGTCGATGTGTATGGAAAAACCGCTTTGGAATATATTAACATTCCCATCACAAAATACCCGAATACGAAACTATGCCGGATGGTaggcaatttctttttcacccgTTATCTTGATTCTCTGCGAAAGTAG